In one window of Maribacter sp. BPC-D8 DNA:
- a CDS encoding TonB-dependent receptor domain-containing protein produces the protein MNLKYLWVLSVLLSTPLLYAQNLSGKIISEIDQQPLNGAHILANNGSATYTNFDGDFVLKNVEENVILTISYVGYKTIEHQVLNINNSIVITLQEAPIAINGVLVTGNMKIDPVLTLETNDYVKRIVQPRNVADLFNDVNGFSLIKRGNYAIDPSFRATQYEQLNVQFDGGTKAMNACPNRMDPITTHVIPEEIEKIEIIKGPYSVRYGATFGGIVNMVTQKPTVDDYGLHGSVSGGYESNGNSMVSMARLQQATEKYDVAGNIGFRDFGNYEDGDGTEIPSSFRSLDYGVKAGVNFTENQRLQAHWRQSFGRDVLHAGLPMDTEEDNSSILSLDYKLGSLPGLVESIDSKIYYSYVDHLMTNYNRPTFMMTSAVSAIDATTAGGKVELKLKPTENLTLFTGVDVLHIARDGNRTRLVKRNAMGILDTPLTFEDKVWQDSYINDIGLFAEGKYPLTEKTMLTAGVRYDNVTSEAKDPEADFAALYTDLDKRTEHNFSGTASIKYVYSPQFIMEVAYGRGVRSANMIERFINHFSVGQDAYEYVGNPNLEAEVNNQFEVGFKGKMPISENTSDMFSYSTSFYYSLYENYIVAVIDETQTRKFMPMNEPSNAKVFRNLDDAYKTGFEIMGGVDFCNYFNFTTELAYVYAKNNDLNESLPLVPPLVTRFKLGYEKEKFWVNAEYRLTAEQDNIATSFGEQVTPGYEIMDLRLGVIPMKNLTLGVAALNVFDKTYSNHLNFAFNNQADFGTEPINDPGRNLSVFVQYEF, from the coding sequence ATGAACCTAAAATATCTTTGGGTACTATCGGTATTATTATCGACACCCTTACTATACGCACAAAATTTATCAGGAAAAATCATCTCTGAAATTGACCAGCAGCCACTTAATGGCGCTCATATTTTAGCTAATAACGGATCAGCAACATATACCAATTTTGATGGTGATTTTGTTTTAAAAAATGTTGAAGAGAATGTAATCTTGACCATATCTTATGTTGGCTATAAGACTATAGAACATCAGGTACTTAACATTAATAACTCAATAGTAATCACCTTACAAGAAGCGCCTATTGCCATCAATGGAGTTTTAGTGACAGGAAATATGAAAATTGATCCTGTACTTACCTTAGAAACCAATGATTATGTCAAGAGAATAGTTCAGCCCAGAAATGTAGCCGATCTATTTAATGATGTCAATGGTTTTTCGTTGATTAAAAGAGGTAATTATGCAATTGACCCTAGTTTTAGAGCAACACAATATGAGCAGTTAAATGTACAGTTTGATGGAGGTACAAAAGCCATGAATGCTTGCCCTAATCGTATGGATCCAATTACTACTCATGTGATACCAGAAGAAATTGAAAAAATTGAAATTATAAAAGGACCATACTCCGTTAGATATGGTGCTACTTTTGGAGGTATCGTAAATATGGTTACTCAAAAACCAACTGTTGATGATTATGGGCTACATGGTAGTGTAAGTGGTGGTTATGAAAGCAACGGTAATTCTATGGTCTCCATGGCAAGGTTGCAACAGGCAACTGAGAAATATGACGTAGCAGGTAATATAGGTTTTCGAGATTTTGGTAATTACGAAGATGGTGATGGTACAGAAATTCCGTCTTCTTTTAGAAGCTTAGATTACGGAGTTAAAGCAGGTGTCAATTTTACTGAAAATCAAAGACTACAAGCACATTGGCGACAGTCTTTTGGGCGAGATGTTTTACACGCCGGTTTACCTATGGATACCGAAGAGGACAACAGTAGTATTCTCTCTTTAGATTATAAATTAGGTAGTCTACCAGGTCTTGTTGAAAGCATAGATTCTAAAATTTATTATAGTTATGTTGATCATTTAATGACTAATTACAATAGACCAACTTTTATGATGACGTCTGCGGTTTCTGCTATTGATGCTACTACGGCAGGTGGTAAAGTAGAATTAAAATTAAAACCAACAGAAAATCTTACGCTATTTACGGGTGTTGATGTTTTGCATATTGCACGAGATGGTAATAGAACACGTTTAGTAAAAAGAAATGCCATGGGAATTTTAGATACACCCTTAACATTTGAAGATAAGGTATGGCAAGATTCATATATAAATGATATTGGTTTATTTGCAGAAGGTAAATATCCCTTAACAGAAAAAACCATGTTAACTGCAGGTGTACGTTATGATAATGTTACTTCTGAAGCTAAAGATCCAGAAGCGGATTTTGCTGCTTTATACACTGATTTAGATAAAAGAACTGAGCATAATTTTAGTGGTACAGCTTCAATTAAATATGTGTATTCTCCTCAATTTATTATGGAAGTGGCGTATGGTCGTGGTGTTAGATCAGCAAATATGATAGAACGTTTTATCAATCATTTTAGCGTAGGTCAAGACGCGTATGAATATGTTGGTAATCCTAATTTAGAGGCTGAAGTAAATAATCAATTTGAGGTAGGTTTTAAAGGGAAGATGCCTATTTCAGAAAATACTTCAGATATGTTCAGTTATAGTACTTCTTTCTATTACTCGTTATACGAAAATTATATAGTGGCAGTAATAGATGAAACGCAGACAAGAAAATTCATGCCAATGAACGAACCATCTAACGCAAAGGTTTTTAGAAATTTAGATGATGCGTACAAAACTGGTTTTGAAATTATGGGAGGTGTGGACTTTTGTAATTATTTCAATTTTACAACCGAACTTGCTTATGTATATGCTAAGAATAATGACTTAAATGAGTCATTACCTTTGGTACCACCTTTAGTTACAAGGTTTAAACTGGGCTATGAAAAAGAAAAGTTTTGGGTGAATGCAGAATATAGGCTGACTGCCGAGCAAGATAATATTGCAACTTCTTTTGGTGAACAGGTTACACCAGGTTATGAAATAATGGACTTACGTTTAGGTGTAATACCAATGAAAAACCTAACCTTAGGTGTTGCGGCATTAAATGTTTTTGATAAAACATATAGTAATCACCTCAATTTCGCATTTAATAATCAGGCAGATTTTGGAACAGAACCCATTAATGACCCAGGAAGAAACCTATCGGTTTTTGTTCAATATGAATTTTAA
- a CDS encoding DsrE family protein, whose protein sequence is MKKALLIAIVLMATQITTAQEWTTPVIDGYGKIKEFKDVAVQADPTKEYNLVFDLKDDRELDGINVGYFKIARMINMLGAGGVSADKVNIIAAVHGGATFTALNDAKYKAKYEKENPNKAVIKLLKDYGVEFYVCAQATAARDITGADLNPNTELGLSAMMVLANYQMDGYTFMP, encoded by the coding sequence ATGAAAAAAGCACTTCTAATTGCAATAGTACTTATGGCAACACAAATTACAACTGCCCAAGAATGGACTACACCTGTTATTGATGGTTACGGAAAAATAAAAGAGTTTAAGGATGTTGCCGTTCAGGCAGACCCTACCAAAGAATATAATCTTGTATTTGACCTTAAAGATGATCGTGAGTTAGATGGTATTAATGTAGGTTATTTCAAAATCGCTAGAATGATAAACATGCTAGGTGCTGGTGGTGTTTCTGCCGATAAAGTAAATATTATCGCTGCCGTACATGGTGGTGCTACTTTCACTGCTTTAAATGATGCCAAATACAAGGCTAAATACGAAAAGGAAAACCCCAATAAAGCCGTAATAAAATTACTAAAGGATTACGGAGTAGAATTTTATGTTTGCGCACAAGCTACTGCCGCTAGAGATATTACTGGTGCAGATTTAAACCCGAATACAGAATTAGGGCTTTCTGCAATGATGGTACTTGCCAATTATCAAATGGATGGGTATACTTTTATGCCATAA
- a CDS encoding c-type cytochrome, protein MKDLRAFAKLFLKLFAIIFVLVGLAFIWLVTYEPSVEKDAIIKTEETVANEIWQPKDAMAELAIMPATVKEGYYLIAESSKYMGPNAENAADRYSGNNLACTNCHLQKGAQAGSGSWVGIIERFPQFGGRGNKQGTIEDRINGCMERSMNGKMLPVDSDQMKAIVAYMNWLSEDVPENRKAEFKGYPKIKIPAVAVDLERGSQVYQKECIICHGENGAGVLNAIDGKSYTYPPLWGPDSFNDGAGMNRVITSAEFIKSNMPYLQATWDNPKLSDEEAYHVAGYINSFSRPHKLNTENDYPDKKLKPVSTPYGPWVDDFSPEQHKYGPFLPIMDFYKKEYGITKTK, encoded by the coding sequence ATGAAAGATTTACGAGCATTTGCGAAACTATTTTTAAAGCTATTTGCAATCATCTTCGTTTTGGTAGGTCTTGCCTTTATATGGCTAGTAACGTATGAGCCTAGCGTTGAAAAAGATGCGATTATTAAAACTGAAGAAACTGTAGCTAACGAGATTTGGCAACCTAAAGATGCAATGGCAGAGTTGGCTATTATGCCTGCGACAGTTAAAGAGGGGTACTACCTAATTGCAGAATCTTCAAAATATATGGGTCCGAATGCAGAGAACGCTGCAGATAGGTATAGTGGTAATAATTTAGCTTGTACGAATTGCCATTTACAAAAGGGGGCACAGGCGGGCTCTGGTTCTTGGGTCGGTATTATAGAACGATTTCCTCAGTTTGGTGGTCGAGGTAACAAACAAGGTACCATTGAAGATCGCATAAATGGATGTATGGAGCGTAGTATGAACGGCAAAATGCTTCCGGTAGATTCTGACCAGATGAAGGCGATTGTAGCCTATATGAATTGGTTGAGCGAAGATGTACCAGAAAATAGAAAGGCTGAGTTTAAAGGATATCCAAAAATTAAGATACCTGCTGTTGCAGTAGATTTAGAAAGAGGGAGTCAGGTATATCAAAAAGAGTGTATCATTTGCCATGGTGAAAATGGGGCGGGTGTACTAAATGCGATCGATGGTAAAAGCTACACATATCCGCCACTATGGGGTCCAGATAGTTTTAACGATGGTGCAGGTATGAATAGGGTAATTACATCGGCGGAATTTATTAAAAGTAACATGCCGTATTTACAAGCAACTTGGGACAACCCTAAATTGAGTGATGAAGAAGCATATCATGTAGCAGGATATATCAATAGTTTTTCTAGACCACATAAGTTAAATACCGAAAACGATTATCCTGACAAGAAACTAAAACCGGTTTCAACACCCTACGGTCCGTGGGTAGACGATTTTTCTCCAGAACAGCACAAATACGGACCATTTTTACCGATAATGGACTTCTAC
- a CDS encoding class I SAM-dependent methyltransferase — protein MKDFWNERYDEESYAYGNSPNEFFKQQLDKLKVGSILLPAEGEGRNAVYALSKGWEVLAFDFSESAKTKAQELALKTGFNIEYQIIDALKFKSSKKFDVIAFCYAHFPVAIRKKANQHLLKSLKPNGHIIFEAFSKNQLGKSSGGPKNIDMLYAIDEVEDEFEGINFEILEEKKIVLNEGLYHIGDASVIRFTGTKA, from the coding sequence ATGAAAGATTTTTGGAACGAGCGTTATGATGAGGAAAGTTATGCTTACGGAAACTCACCAAATGAATTCTTTAAACAACAACTAGATAAACTAAAAGTAGGTTCTATTTTACTGCCAGCTGAAGGCGAAGGTAGAAACGCGGTCTATGCACTATCTAAAGGTTGGGAAGTATTGGCTTTTGACTTTAGCGAATCTGCTAAAACTAAAGCTCAAGAGCTTGCATTAAAAACTGGCTTTAATATTGAATATCAAATAATTGACGCTCTTAAATTTAAAAGTTCTAAAAAGTTTGATGTCATCGCATTCTGTTATGCGCATTTTCCAGTAGCTATTAGAAAGAAAGCAAACCAACATCTTTTAAAATCATTAAAACCAAACGGACATATCATTTTCGAGGCGTTCTCTAAAAATCAACTAGGAAAATCTTCTGGTGGACCTAAAAATATAGACATGCTTTATGCTATTGATGAAGTTGAAGATGAGTTTGAGGGAATAAATTTTGAAATTTTAGAAGAAAAGAAAATAGTACTGAACGAAGGACTTTACCATATTGGTGATGCTTCGGTTATTCGTTTTACCGGTACTAAAGCATAA